In Paenibacillus guangzhouensis, a single window of DNA contains:
- a CDS encoding FecCD family ABC transporter permease, producing the protein MRNTAGKILGLMIGLILLGISFVMSIRFGFTKISWGTVQAALLHYDETSMDQVVVRTSRLPRALIAAAIGASLAVAGVIMQAVTRNPLASPSVLGVNAGASFTIVLFIIVFGWSDMRALVWISFAGAGLAAGTVYVLGSLSREGLSPLRVILAGSAMIALFMSGTQGLLVFNQNGLQDVMFWLAGSIAARDLSMQLIVLPYLAIGWITAFCITSQLNLMVLGEETAKGLGQRTVRFQLIAGVIVVLLAGGSVAVAGPIALIGIIVPHMVRFLAGHDHRWLIPYCLVYGAVLLLLADVAARFVILPEEVPVGIMTAAIGAPFFIYLARREMKRG; encoded by the coding sequence ATGCGAAATACAGCCGGTAAAATCCTTGGGCTGATGATCGGTCTGATTCTGCTGGGGATCAGCTTCGTCATGAGTATTCGATTTGGGTTTACGAAAATTTCTTGGGGAACTGTGCAGGCGGCCTTGCTGCATTATGACGAGACATCAATGGATCAGGTCGTCGTCCGCACGTCACGATTGCCGCGGGCCTTGATTGCGGCTGCGATTGGAGCAAGTCTGGCGGTTGCCGGCGTCATCATGCAAGCGGTCACCCGTAATCCGTTGGCATCGCCAAGCGTGTTAGGCGTCAACGCCGGGGCGAGCTTCACGATCGTGCTCTTCATTATCGTATTCGGATGGAGCGATATGAGGGCATTGGTGTGGATATCTTTTGCAGGAGCGGGACTAGCAGCGGGCACAGTCTACGTACTAGGATCCTTGAGTCGGGAGGGACTGTCGCCGCTTCGTGTCATTTTGGCCGGTTCGGCCATGATTGCATTATTTATGTCTGGGACCCAGGGGCTGCTCGTGTTCAATCAGAACGGATTGCAGGATGTGATGTTCTGGTTAGCAGGATCGATTGCCGCAAGAGATCTCAGCATGCAGCTCATCGTGCTGCCGTATCTTGCCATTGGTTGGATCACAGCATTCTGTATTACCAGTCAATTGAATCTGATGGTGCTCGGTGAAGAGACGGCGAAGGGACTGGGGCAACGGACGGTGCGTTTCCAATTGATCGCCGGCGTTATCGTTGTTTTGCTGGCAGGGGGTTCTGTAGCGGTCGCAGGACCGATTGCGCTCATTGGGATTATCGTGCCGCATATGGTTAGGTTTCTAGCGGGACATGATCATCGCTGGCTTATTCCTTATTGCTTGGTGTATGGGGCAGTGCTGCTCCTGCTTGCGGATGTTGCGGCGAGGTTCGTTATTTTGCCGGAGGAAGTGCCAGTCGGAATTATGACGGCTGCCATTGGCGCGCCATTCTTCATTTATCTTGCTCGTAGGGAGATGAAGAGAGGATGA
- a CDS encoding FecCD family ABC transporter permease has product MKRMVNNRMQLHDGRRFHRSTRRALVGLSLGALLVTILSLSLGDQPIGFLHAVRALWGEGNPDHVLIVQTLRAPRILVALMVGAAFAVSGAILQGVIRNPLAAPDVVGITGGASVGAVAFITYMPSTVSIHWMPIAAIVGAFMATMLIYFIAWKQGVNPLRLVLVGIGISSLLSAMTSFMLVFSPAYSASSAYIWLTGTIYGSTWVHVWVLAPWLAVCIIMMGFSMKAMNLQLLTDETAIGLGGHVQRYRIVLILISVCLAGAAVSVGGVIGFVGLIAPHVARKLVGPMYSRLIPVSALFGAIVVALADLVGRTAFLPLDIPVGIFTSGIGAPFFIYLLYRSRRK; this is encoded by the coding sequence ATGAAGCGAATGGTTAACAATAGGATGCAGCTTCATGACGGCAGGCGATTCCACCGTTCTACGAGACGAGCGTTGGTCGGGTTGTCCCTCGGTGCGCTGCTCGTCACGATCTTAAGCCTGTCGCTCGGTGATCAGCCTATTGGCTTCCTTCATGCGGTCCGCGCATTATGGGGCGAGGGGAATCCGGATCATGTACTCATCGTTCAGACGCTCCGAGCACCAAGAATTCTGGTTGCACTTATGGTGGGTGCTGCCTTTGCGGTGTCGGGTGCGATCCTGCAGGGGGTTATTCGCAATCCGCTAGCGGCACCGGATGTCGTGGGCATTACGGGGGGCGCATCGGTCGGCGCCGTTGCGTTCATTACTTATATGCCGAGTACAGTGAGCATCCATTGGATGCCGATCGCCGCCATTGTCGGGGCCTTTATGGCGACGATGCTCATTTACTTCATCGCTTGGAAGCAAGGCGTGAATCCCTTAAGGCTCGTTCTTGTCGGAATTGGAATTTCTTCCTTACTGTCCGCGATGACGTCATTTATGCTCGTATTTAGTCCGGCCTATTCGGCGAGCTCAGCATACATCTGGTTAACGGGCACCATATATGGTTCGACGTGGGTGCATGTCTGGGTATTGGCTCCGTGGCTTGCGGTCTGCATCATCATGATGGGGTTTTCTATGAAAGCGATGAATTTGCAATTACTGACGGATGAGACGGCGATCGGGCTCGGTGGTCATGTCCAGCGATATCGGATCGTGCTGATCTTGATCAGCGTCTGCTTGGCAGGCGCCGCCGTGTCTGTGGGGGGCGTCATCGGGTTTGTTGGATTAATTGCACCGCATGTCGCGCGAAAGCTGGTTGGGCCGATGTACAGCAGGTTGATACCGGTCTCCGCATTATTCGGGGCCATCGTGGTGGCCTTGGCCGATCTCGTAGGCCGAACGGCGTTTCTGCCGCTCGACATTCCGGTTGGCATATTCACATCGGGCATTGGCGCGCCCTTCTTCATTTATTTGCTGTATCGATCTCGTAGAAAGTAG
- a CDS encoding helix-turn-helix domain-containing protein, producing MPRWTYHIENDSPILSVPEFVMFGSDEIRRAMPLFEHEHPGCYEFVLIERGQASWAIGDAIYETQAGDLFYSRPGEKHRGGFNVIEPCKFWWVIITAPQHEGWLRLPSEECRLIEQSLAQLPRVIPIGLHPVDSFKKLQHALTEASLLRSTKVRHALTDLLLMITQPVTGSRSVADDLLLQFDRIIARLGHEPEWRPSVDELAASAGVSASHFYRTFQEYTGEPPMTFIERQRVKMACRQLTETKDSITEISHRLGYQSSQHFATVFKRFVGVTPTGWRKSGVLSSKPFPNTDNI from the coding sequence ATGCCTCGTTGGACTTATCATATCGAGAACGATTCGCCGATTCTAAGCGTCCCCGAATTCGTTATGTTCGGCAGCGACGAAATTCGCCGAGCGATGCCGCTGTTCGAACACGAGCATCCCGGCTGTTATGAATTCGTCCTCATCGAACGCGGCCAAGCCAGCTGGGCGATCGGGGACGCCATCTATGAGACGCAGGCGGGCGACTTATTCTACTCCCGCCCTGGGGAGAAGCATCGCGGCGGCTTCAACGTCATTGAACCATGCAAATTCTGGTGGGTCATCATCACCGCCCCCCAACATGAAGGCTGGCTGCGGCTGCCGTCCGAAGAGTGCCGACTGATCGAACAATCACTTGCGCAATTGCCAAGAGTCATACCGATCGGCCTACACCCCGTCGATTCGTTCAAAAAGCTCCAGCATGCGCTGACGGAGGCAAGTCTCCTGCGCAGCACAAAGGTCCGGCATGCGCTAACTGACTTGCTGCTCATGATCACGCAGCCTGTCACCGGTTCTCGGAGCGTCGCCGATGATCTGCTGCTCCAATTCGATCGCATCATCGCAAGACTCGGCCATGAGCCGGAATGGCGGCCCTCCGTCGATGAACTAGCCGCGTCCGCTGGCGTGAGTGCCTCTCACTTTTATCGCACCTTTCAGGAGTATACCGGTGAGCCGCCTATGACCTTCATCGAAAGGCAACGGGTCAAGATGGCATGCCGACAGCTAACAGAAACTAAGGATTCGATCACGGAGATCTCACATCGTCTGGGCTATCAATCAAGCCAGCATTTCGCGACGGTATTCAAACGGTTCGTCGGCGTCACCCCAACGGGTTGGCGAAAATCTGGCGTGCTCAGCAGCAAACCTTTCCCGAACACAGACAACATCTAA
- a CDS encoding phytanoyl-CoA dioxygenase family protein: MTLQAERQYRITAQDKDTFERDGYWISPKLINDEQIERLRQAHERVWSGQFDGDGEPMNPLYLSSNPDALRKFDNGWWINDEVRNVVTDPLIGQLCADLLDTDEIRLWHDQVIYKPGVGDKATESGNVGWHQDYAYWQCSDTPDMITVWIALQDTDLTNGGMMTILGSHKWGMIPDSNSFFNQDMVQLKQKYSGGRDWIEEPCILKAGQASFHHGLTFHGSGPNMTNDPRLSVVAHVMKGGTGYRAGIQRHDNIRLLGPRPVNGQAFANDYFPVLFKR, from the coding sequence TTGACATTACAAGCAGAACGTCAGTATAGGATTACAGCGCAAGATAAGGACACTTTCGAACGGGACGGCTATTGGATTAGTCCGAAGTTAATTAATGATGAGCAGATTGAACGACTCCGGCAGGCGCATGAGCGGGTTTGGTCCGGACAATTCGACGGGGATGGGGAACCTATGAATCCCCTCTACCTCAGCAGCAACCCGGATGCGCTGCGTAAATTCGATAACGGCTGGTGGATTAATGATGAGGTGCGAAATGTCGTGACCGATCCGTTGATCGGGCAGCTGTGCGCCGACTTATTAGACACCGATGAAATTCGTCTGTGGCATGACCAGGTGATCTATAAGCCGGGTGTTGGGGATAAGGCGACGGAATCCGGCAACGTTGGTTGGCATCAAGACTATGCATACTGGCAATGTTCGGACACGCCTGACATGATTACGGTGTGGATCGCGTTGCAGGATACCGATTTAACGAATGGCGGGATGATGACGATTCTGGGATCCCACAAATGGGGGATGATCCCAGATAGCAATTCCTTCTTCAATCAAGACATGGTGCAGTTGAAGCAGAAATACTCTGGAGGACGGGATTGGATCGAAGAGCCTTGCATTCTCAAAGCGGGTCAAGCGAGCTTCCATCATGGGCTGACGTTCCATGGTTCAGGTCCGAATATGACGAATGATCCACGTCTGTCCGTTGTTGCGCATGTGATGAAGGGCGGAACTGGTTACCGTGCAGGCATTCAGCGTCACGATAATATCCGATTGCTAGGACCTCGTCCGGTGAACGGGCAAGCGTTCGCCAATGATTACTTCCCGGTATTGTTTAAAAGATAA